A genomic segment from uncultured Methanobrevibacter sp. encodes:
- the tsaA gene encoding tRNA (N6-threonylcarbamoyladenosine(37)-N6)-methyltransferase TrmO yields the protein MDEEIIFKPIGYIKSPYEDVKNMPKSTRESGDVEAEMIINEEYLESMSSMEVGEEYMVLFHFHKSEGFKQRVPFRGDGPIKGLFSTHAPNRPNPIGVSTIRITEIDGNVIKFTGVDMLNGTPVLDIKDIL from the coding sequence ATGGATGAAGAAATTATTTTTAAGCCGATTGGATACATCAAGTCTCCATATGAAGATGTGAAGAATATGCCTAAATCCACTAGGGAGTCAGGTGATGTGGAAGCTGAAATGATCATAAATGAAGAGTATCTTGAAAGCATGTCCAGCATGGAAGTCGGTGAGGAGTATATGGTATTATTCCATTTCCATAAGTCAGAAGGATTTAAGCAAAGAGTCCCATTTAGGGGAGACGGTCCAATAAAGGGATTGTTTTCAACTCATGCCCCTAATAGGCCAAATCCAATTGGAGTCTCTACAATAAGGATAACAGAAATTGATGGTAATGTAATTAAGTTCACTGGAGTTGACATGCTTAATGGAACTCCTGTTCTTGACATAAAGGATATTTTATAA
- the arfB gene encoding 2-amino-5-formylamino-6-ribosylaminopyrimidin-4(3H)-one 5'-monophosphate deformylase, giving the protein MVELRVNAGNVKNPNVHKIGIIALGSHLENHGPALPIDTDAKIASYIAFHAALESGAKFLGVIYPAHEIKEINHGIHVSLDDLTDEIVNVLKSARKHLGISSVVIVNGHGGNLPIVTKLYDIEEQTGLLITLNSKIIESEGPHGGSGELSMAKVLGIINEDEVKNQTDLSEYGEVGLYMFGQARKNDPNIEEGAMDIEENGVYVDEVYGNELLKLAINSVLLDVEKQLDSHYGY; this is encoded by the coding sequence ATGGTTGAATTGAGAGTAAACGCTGGAAATGTTAAGAATCCAAATGTTCATAAGATTGGAATAATTGCACTTGGATCACATCTTGAAAATCATGGTCCTGCACTTCCTATTGATACAGATGCTAAGATAGCTTCATATATAGCTTTCCATGCTGCTTTGGAAAGCGGAGCCAAGTTCTTGGGAGTAATTTATCCTGCTCATGAGATAAAGGAGATCAATCATGGAATACATGTTTCCTTAGATGACTTGACAGATGAAATCGTTAATGTATTGAAATCAGCAAGGAAGCATTTGGGAATCAGCAGTGTAGTGATTGTAAATGGTCATGGTGGCAATTTGCCTATAGTTACTAAATTATATGATATTGAAGAGCAAACAGGCCTTCTCATTACATTAAACAGCAAGATCATTGAATCTGAAGGGCCACATGGAGGTTCCGGTGAATTGTCCATGGCAAAGGTTTTAGGTATCATCAATGAGGATGAAGTCAAGAATCAGACTGATTTAAGCGAATATGGTGAAGTTGGCCTATACATGTTTGGCCAAGCAAGAAAAAATGACCCTAACATTGAAGAAGGTGCAATGGACATTGAAGAAAACGGCGTTTATGTTGATGAAGTTTATGGAAATGAACTCTTGAAGTTAGCAATTAACTCTGTATTGCTTGATGTTGAAAAGCAATTGGATTCCCATTATGGATACTGA